One Synergistaceae bacterium DNA window includes the following coding sequences:
- a CDS encoding type II secretion system protein GspD translates to MYFKTCVMAIMLCLSFLSGAQGASPPPEQTEMTAEEEKALMDMAKAYRQSGMVQFNFKDMDLVRFMRFMSEILNENIIVPPNINSKITIVSPHPVTIPESREIMLSTLQMYNLSLQNMGAYSVVRQGGFSPSPNVNRGRTGPNFGEETVTYIVPLDYITLESIVPAIQQSFGSALIVLPVGNGKDILLQGRATDVRKGVDLIRKMDTPSSARLSRTYEIKYADPAVVAGQLNAVAGAQGPLQGLTAIADAPSKKVIVVGSRSAIDKATAIIRDLDVDSKIGDFHIYKLKNIDATAAAEQVGRVLATTTTMLGPDAARFPATVVPDTATNSLIFAATQRQFDALKPILDTIDVQPKQILLRGFIAEINVSNLENNGIDWNMIGGQMWDDLLLGGNMSLGESSVPSTFVTWFNDMTKEQRIEYDIHGNAYQTTVTKPMALMYATIDLLKRYNAVNVLSVPRLMCTDNKESSFKVGQVIPVLKGATSDLSNPSAVQSNYDYKDTGLTLTVTPHIRSGNLVTLDIKQTTEDVMTPAGVPTPITSKREVTTSVVVGDGETVILGGMIKETETSMKRKVPGLAYIPLIGGLFQKISKEKQKVDFVIFLTPQIIESPEEMRGATMRASGFTNRFVSPDVKELNMSDLMPAYARSDLLSVDVSPVEADIDVRFRELYQKSLRRK, encoded by the coding sequence TTGTACTTCAAGACCTGTGTAATGGCAATAATGCTGTGCTTAAGTTTTCTGTCCGGGGCACAAGGGGCATCTCCCCCGCCGGAGCAGACCGAGATGACAGCAGAAGAAGAAAAAGCATTGATGGACATGGCAAAGGCTTACCGGCAGAGCGGAATGGTACAGTTCAACTTCAAGGACATGGATCTCGTGAGGTTCATGCGGTTCATGTCGGAGATACTGAACGAGAACATCATAGTCCCTCCCAACATCAACAGCAAGATAACGATAGTTTCACCGCATCCCGTAACGATACCAGAGAGCCGCGAGATAATGCTGTCGACGCTTCAGATGTACAATCTCTCCCTGCAGAACATGGGAGCTTATTCTGTTGTACGTCAGGGAGGCTTCAGCCCTTCGCCGAACGTTAATCGCGGCCGTACCGGTCCGAACTTCGGGGAAGAGACGGTAACGTACATTGTGCCGCTGGACTACATAACGCTGGAGAGCATAGTTCCAGCGATTCAGCAGTCATTTGGTTCTGCGCTGATAGTGCTTCCCGTCGGCAACGGCAAGGACATTCTCCTTCAGGGACGGGCAACGGATGTCCGCAAGGGAGTTGACTTGATCCGCAAGATGGACACGCCTTCAAGCGCGCGTTTAAGCCGGACGTACGAGATAAAGTACGCAGACCCCGCTGTAGTGGCAGGCCAGCTCAATGCAGTCGCCGGAGCTCAAGGGCCTCTGCAGGGACTTACGGCGATAGCTGATGCTCCGAGCAAAAAGGTAATCGTCGTGGGTTCGCGGAGTGCGATAGACAAGGCCACCGCGATAATCCGTGATCTTGATGTGGACAGCAAGATAGGCGACTTCCACATCTACAAGCTGAAGAACATCGACGCGACAGCTGCGGCGGAACAGGTCGGCAGGGTGCTCGCCACAACAACAACGATGCTCGGCCCGGACGCGGCACGTTTTCCCGCAACAGTTGTCCCGGACACCGCAACGAACAGCCTGATATTCGCGGCGACGCAGAGGCAGTTTGACGCGCTGAAACCGATTCTCGACACGATTGACGTTCAGCCCAAGCAGATACTGTTGCGCGGCTTCATCGCAGAAATCAACGTGTCTAACCTCGAGAACAACGGCATCGACTGGAACATGATAGGCGGCCAGATGTGGGATGACCTTCTGCTGGGCGGCAATATGTCTCTCGGAGAAAGTTCCGTGCCCTCTACGTTCGTTACGTGGTTCAACGACATGACGAAGGAACAGCGCATAGAGTACGACATTCACGGCAACGCATATCAGACTACGGTTACGAAACCGATGGCGTTGATGTACGCGACGATAGACCTGCTGAAACGCTACAACGCGGTGAACGTCCTCTCAGTTCCGCGCCTCATGTGCACCGACAACAAGGAGAGCAGCTTCAAGGTAGGCCAGGTTATTCCCGTGCTCAAGGGAGCTACTTCCGACCTGAGCAACCCTTCGGCAGTCCAGAGCAACTACGACTACAAGGACACGGGTCTCACCCTCACGGTAACGCCTCACATCAGGAGCGGCAACCTCGTAACGTTGGACATCAAGCAGACGACGGAAGATGTTATGACTCCTGCCGGAGTTCCCACGCCGATAACCTCGAAGCGCGAGGTAACCACATCGGTTGTTGTGGGCGACGGCGAGACGGTAATACTCGGCGGCATGATCAAGGAGACGGAAACCTCAATGAAGCGCAAAGTTCCCGGCCTCGCGTACATCCCGTTAATCGGAGGGCTGTTCCAGAAGATAAGCAAGGAGAAGCAGAAGGTAGACTTCGTTATCTTCCTGACCCCGCAGATAATCGAGAGCCCAGAAGAAATGCGCGGAGCTACTATGCGTG
- a CDS encoding type II secretion system protein, with the protein MMRRCGFTLLEVLVATAIAGLSITAGFRLIAMSYSTLERVEQERRMTEAASRIWLRFRTDPDTPSSGTDEDLSVQWEAREMSVPLASLGEDFEFRYRRVTIRDETGSEAYIYVSP; encoded by the coding sequence GTGATGCGCCGTTGCGGGTTTACGCTCCTTGAGGTTCTGGTTGCGACAGCGATAGCCGGTCTCTCGATAACTGCGGGCTTCAGGCTCATCGCGATGTCCTATAGCACTCTTGAGCGAGTGGAGCAGGAACGACGCATGACTGAGGCCGCAAGCCGTATCTGGCTGAGGTTCAGGACAGACCCCGACACTCCGTCGAGCGGGACGGACGAGGACTTGTCGGTTCAATGGGAGGCGCGGGAAATGTCGGTGCCTCTCGCGTCGCTGGGAGAGGACTTCGAGTTCCGTTACAGGCGCGTAACAATCAGGGATGAGACGGGAAGTGAGGCATACATATATGTTTCTCCGTAA